The genomic window CAGGACACGTGAGAGTAATGAGACAACAGAGTTTGTTAAATCCTTCGGGATTGAAACGTGGATCTCAGCGATGGAAATAAACAACTcgattttttgtcacattacacCTGGGGAAACTTTTCAATGGGGAATAGAGAGTCTCCCCTGGTTTTTGAGGGAATAATGTGGTTCCTGAATTATGCCTACATAACACTACAAAGGATTTTTAACCCTATACCACAGTCCTTTAGTTTCCTCCTCACTCTAACAGAGCAAACAGTGATCGTGATCTCATGATTCTATAACTTTAAAATCAAACAGAGGAATAGCTTGCACATAATAATACAACGgcattttgtcatatttgttaggagaaaatgtattagaccaccacccaatgtaaggtctatgccacagctgcccaaaatcattgtttatgtttctgtaatggttattaaaacaccagtatgtagaagatctttaactgaaatgatatttttaatgctaaaaaaagaaattattacTGTTTTCCATGTATTTTCAAattgagtgttttacaaaaaaatagtaaatacGATTATTATTCCTTGATTAAGatgtaaaattatatttattttgcttgcattcattagttttagtggttggcTCAAATGTGGGTATTtggtgaaggtttttttttacataatgatAGTTTTTTATTGTTAGCTACTTGAACTctgcttttaaatgacattgttaTTTCCTGTATTTTGGGTTTCAAATGCAGCCCAGAATGTGTTCCAAAAGCTACTGTGTTGTGCTACAAGAATCACAATAGcgttcttgaatcttgaataacACCACAGAGGAGGTATTATCAAGTTCACTGAGGCCGTCTGACCACCACTGACCACCGCTGACCGCCGCTGACCACCGCATCTCACCACCTCACCTGCTGCGGTGGAGGCTCGCTGCCTCGGCTGGTGAGGCGGCTCAGGATGCTCCGCTCAGACATCTGAAGTCGCGCTGACACCGGTGGGATCCTGGACAGCATGTTGGGCAGCCGCGTGACGTCCGCTTTCATGTCACTCAACAGTTCCTCCAGCTGGTTCAGTACTGTAAGACCACAACACGTTCGGGGTCAGTGAGTGTCTGCATGAGATACATGAGACAAAGAaatgcagggggaaaaaaaacttcaaataaatagatttaaaaaggaaaagaaatgatgtgCGAGCTATGAcctaaaaatgaaaactgtctAGAACTAAAtgccataaaaataaaagataaaaacttCAGTGACAGATAAATTAGTCAGTCAGTGTCACAGGCAGCaccattttcaaacaaaaacattttaacatctcACTTTGATAGTCTTTGGCTTTGGCCTCTTCCCACACTTTCATCCTCCTTATCTCTGTTGGCatgttttgacaaaaagtcatattaacattaaaatgacattgctGTGTCAGAAAAAAAGGATCTTTAATTGCTGCCAATTAGAAGCTGTGGAAACGTCCTGAGGCACTTTTCCTTTGTAACTCACACATTGTCTGGCTGGACAAAGAAAACCTGTTTTGTTCAAATAGAACACGAGAAACACCAAAGGGAAAATAGTCAAGTATTAgaacaaaaaaatgctttgaaaaCATTGTCATAACTGACCCTGGTGAAGCCTTAGTTTCTGTATAGTTGGACTCTGTTTTGGTGATGTTGATTTCCTGTTCTCCTCATATTACTCACTGTATTACATTGCTGTTCTTGTCTCATGTTTCCAAAGATTAGACtctgttttaattgttgttatttactcTCACCTGAATATTTACTGTCTGTGTCTCCCCGTTGTCAGTTCCAGTTCTTCTTGTTGGCTTTCTGTTCATGTGTCAGCCTTGTTTTCCCTTGTTGTTCGTACCTTGGTATTGATTTGCctatgttttccttttccttgaTTCCCCTGTGTGTCACAGTTGTGTGtcatgtagttttttttttgtttttttggactatTTTATGGAACTTTGCCCCGTGTTGAGTCCTGTATTTGGGCCACTCTGACCTAACAAATCTGTTATTTCTCAGATATGAATCATTTTAGGGGGTGGTTGTGGAAATTATACTGATTTTGTCCTGTAAAAGCCATGCAGTCTTATTTTTTCCTTTGGCAGATGAGGCAGAAATTCTGACAAATGATAGCCGTTGCTATTTTTCCGACCTTTGTGCAGCACCGCGTTGGCAGGCTTGTTCCCAGCCAGAGACTCTTTGGACAGGTGCTGGTGGGACTCTGCCAGACACTCCACCTCAGCGAAGCGAGTGTTGAGAGCCATGGCCGGGTGACTGGGATCCTGGGTCATGTTCAGGTAGGCCGCCCGCCGCAGCTGTTCCTCAATCACCAGCGCCTGCTCCAACAGCTTCACACAGAGGTAAGAGATGGAGAGCGTGAACCACAGTGACCAGCAGAGGAAAATACAAGAGGCAGTGATCTTGACTTCATTCATCAAAGATTGCCTTAAAGCGACGAGCCAGGAACTTGTTCTTCATCTCCAGGTAGTTGCCCTTGTGCATTTCAGTCTTAAAGGGCTCATTCAGAATAGCATAGCGCGGATCATTCTGGATGTCCTGCCAACGAGCGTAGCCATGTCTGAGATAGATTACCggtcaagaaaaaaacaaacaaacaaacaaacagaagcaTTAATCTGTGGGGAAGAAAAACCAGCATGTGGAAAGCATATTTGTAAACATCAGCCCTTCAGCTGCACTTTCCTGCCGGTCATTAGTAATTATGTTTCTGTGCCAGATGCTCAGCCCCTCGCTCCTTCAGCCGGGGAAAGGATACGTTACAATGCCAGCCAACAGCCAGTAGTCGTGGCGACGGTGCCAGATGTCGTGCATTTTTCCAGATGACAGTGCCGCCCGCTCCTCAGTTTGCCAGAGGGTGTGCAGCTCTGatgttataaaaacacagagtgatGTTCCATTTGTTTGCAGCGTGTCATGAAAAGTAAGAGCACAACAACACGGTCAGGATGGATGACAGAACAAAGTTGGCCATAACGGTGCatgaaatgaacacagaaaAGAGCCTGGGCACAGATTTCAAAAAAGAatccacatttttgtttgttttttgggtgATACTTTTTTGATAGACATTTAATTAGGGAGTGACTTAATTATATTTAGGGGAAGTGCTGTCACATTGTCCTGTCACTTCTTTTTCATTACTGGTGGTGACTGTCTTGTCGCTCTGTACTTCTCTTGTTATATTCATCAATTAACGGCAGAGACACTATATTATGGAAATGAGTCATTTAAGGGCATATTTCAAGTCTATGGTTTTGTTATTGTCTTCTGTGACAAACGTGCTGAGAAACAAACTCATTCAGGTTTtgagatttaacatttaaaaccagCTTTAAGACAAAACTAATAGGACATATTACTAAGCTGTATGGCTTCGAGTGTGAATCATGAGTATGAGtgaattattttcacaatcagtTGCTTAGACCTTACAATTGTGGACCTTAGAAATAATCAGACAGATTTTTTTGATCATCAGTTGCAGTCTAAATCTAAATAACATCTAAATAACAATCTAAATAACAGAGATTTAGACATTCCTCTTTAACATTAGGGCTGAACCATTTTGTATGAATATCTAATTGTGCAATGTGATTTGCGacatcagagggaatggtaatcATTATTCTCacctatttaaaatgattactgtgtgatatttgtgcagaccTGTGAGACACAAAGTCATTCTCAACCAGTCTGAGGAATAATTTGTGTATAGATcgagacaataattcatctacgACCGGCTCTATTGCGATTTCAATAAAacttcgattaattgttcagccctacttaACATATAGATATTTTATCTTGTTTGGTTCatatgtgattttaaatgtattcttacCTGTAAAACCTCCATCAGCAATATTAAACATGAACTTGGTTTTGAATCCATTCTTGTCCTCCTTCCTGCTCTCATCCATCTCATCCAAGGTGTCTTTGTCTCCGTTTAACCGGCCCTCCAATGCATCGTCGCTCTTCGCATCATCTGCAACAGCAACATAAACGGCCGAGCAATTTCTTAAAAGCGGGAGCTACGTAATTGATTCCCTTGCCTTTGACAAATAGCACAATTATTGTGTCATAGCTGTTTCATTCGAGagtgcctggtgtgtgtgtgtgtgtgtgtgtgtgtacctggctTGTTTTCCTTGTCTTCATTTTTTGCCAGGAGAGAGTCAGTATCGCCTTTGTCTGAGgtcttctctgtttctctgtagGGCTCCACTGAGGATAATTGAGGCATTAAGGTAAAATGAAACaacctgagagagaaaaaaaaaagaaatgtgcagCACATGGAACGTGCACCACTGACTTTTTGGTGAGATTTGACTCGATGAcagctctgtctgtctcaaAGCGGGCTCTTTTGGGTTGGCAGATGGCTCCATCTTTGTGGAAGGTGACTGGGTCCTGTCCCTCTCATctcctgttttctcctctgagCTGCCCTTGCTCTCTTCGCTGTCAGCTGCCTTCTCAGGTACAGATGTTGGCTCGGCACTGGAAGCCTGCCGAGGGACAAAAAACAGGCAGAGTGAAGTTGGAAGAGGGCAAAGAGACAAGTTAAAAGGTTTGACAACAGTGTCTTCCGAGCCTGACAAAATATGAGTTATGTTTTAAAGTATAATGAGCCGAGACAATGAAGCAGAACAGACAGAAAGTGATAGGTagtaaaagattttttttaaaaaagggactcacttcctgctctgacagtTTCTTAGAATCTTGCTCTGCTGTGTCCTTGTCCTCAGCAGTGCCCAAGAGAGACTCATTCTTCTCTACAatccagaaaacaacaataactcaAACTTTCTTTCAAAATCTTTTTTAGCaagtcagaaaaataaaacatgagagaTGCAGACACTGTGTTCTGACCTGGAGGGATGGGGGTGCTGGGCTGGGTAGCGACGGGGCTGGCTGGCACAGGAGTGTTGGGATCAGATGATACACTCTCAGTCAATTTCTTCAGCTCCATTCCAATGGGAATCAGATCCGGAGAACTCAGTTTCCCATTTACATGCTCAAACTCTTGCACCTACAAAGCAAAGACATTAGCTCATCTGTAAAACACCGAAAACCCGACATTTCCCAAAGACGACACAGTACTTTCCTCAATAGGCGATCTATGAATGTGGCATACTAACTAATTCGTTTCCTTTTAATTTGTGTGTTATAAAATTCATTTGCAAAACTCATGAATCATGTCTGTGAACATTCTCTGATTCCGGCCTCCAAAGTTTTTGCAGCTTTCCTTTGGAATTGTAATGACAACATTATGAGTTTCTGGACTCAAGCAAAACATCTGAATTCTGAAATAGCAACCCACACTCCCCACGCAGCCACAAAACCACATTAGTCTTCTCTTCTCCCAGGTGTAAAGCCTGggataaaaacaaagcaaagcatcTAAATTTGTAGTTTATAggatgtctaaaaaaaaaaataggaggGGTTGACTTTGTACTAAAAAGTACTCTTGTCAGCTTTTGCCTATTCCTGAACAGTTTGACCTACTTCCTCTAATCCCTCAGCACTAGAAAAGGTGGTAATCTGTGTAGGAGACGCCTGCGGCTGAAGAACGAGCACCTTTTTCCTGACGAGGGACATGACTCCGATCCTGGTGAGGACATGCTGACGAGACAGCCCCTCTCGTGGGACGCCATCAGCAAAGGTCTCCGCTCCGTCTGCCCCTGGCTCACACAGATGTCTCATGAACAGTGACACGTAGGCTCTGGTGGGGAAAAGAAGCTCTTCATAAGCTCATGTGATGAGAGAGGAGTTACAAGCTCTAACGCCGTatttgaaccctttaacaccgagcacGGCGCAGGTGACACGTTTGCTGAAAGCTGAGAAGGAGCAAGTTATCGCGGTTATTCCacttgcgctgttgcaggaagctggcaaatcagcgtctctgtcaccagagaggagacagtTGGTCAGGTGCTGTGCTCTGGGAAAAGCAAATACATACTAGAAACAGGCCTCGTAAATGAATGGCAGGCATCATTTGCCAAGGAAAAGCATGATGTGTAGTTAAATCAAATAGAACGACTTATTTCGACCATTAAAAACACTGTGCTCTTACCTGAACTCACGTTCACTCTTCCCTCTCAGGTCTCTAACCAGCCAGTGAGAATTGAAAGCGTCCTGAGGAGGCATGCCCCAGCGCATTATGGCATTGACGAATGCTTTCCTCTGGCGAGCATTGAACCCCAGGACCttgtgaagagaaaaaacacaagacagcCTTAGAAAGAGAAGCGCTGTAAATATCTGACTGAGGGAATATCGAGTGTGAAGtcaacatgaaaagaaaaagaaacacttgtTTCCAGCATATGGTTCACATAAATACTTAAAAGGGGGACTACACAAAGTGTAACACAGCAATTATCTGCACTTTACCATGCGTCCGGTTGCTGTGACCACAGTATGCAACTCcattttaaagtgaataaaGATAACTTTAGTGCATACCTCAATACTTCCCCCAACACGTGCCAGTAGCGGCGGCAGAGGTTTGTCTTTCTCGTTCTTCAGCTGCCGACGAGACTGTCTGCGCCCACCTTCAACAAATGATATCAAATCCACAATTAGAAGATTCTTTTTCTCAGCAAAGGGACGCTTTGAGCAAAAGGGTCTCTAACTCTATATGAAATATACGTTATGTTTTCATGCCTACCTTCAGGCCTCTCCTCAAAATCTTCGTCCTCGTCCTCGGACCCCACCGAGTACTCCGACTGATTGTCTGAAAGATCATCCTGCCATTCTGAGCCACACATCAGAGAGAAACAGTACATTGTGTTCGCTTCTGTTGGTGGCCACCTGAGGGCGCCGTGGCACTGCAGATTACTGCAGACCACTACAGCTGCACTTGTTttgggttgggttttttttgtaccaCTTCTGTCCTCTGGAGGTGAGCTGAAAGTGCACTACTCTGCCACTTTAAAGTTAGAGTGCACTCTAAGATGTGATGGGCTTTGATATTTCTCACAGACTGCAGTCTGCTGCTGTTGGACCCAAATCCTTCAAACGCCCGCTGAAAAAAGATACCTGAGAGCTTCAAACCAGCATAACTGACCCTGAGGTGCATTTAGTGCAGGTCAACAGCTTTTGTTGAGACTCACAGCTGTAAGAGGATTTAACAAACACGGTCATTCGTTCCTTAAACGAACTGAAACACCAAAATAATTCTGTAATGTCAGCTTGATAACTCACGAATAAAGGCcctcatttgttttctgtttttaaaatcagCAGACTATAACTTATTGATAACCTTGTCAGGTGAATGACAAGAGCTGATGGCGTGGTAAATGCAGGAGAGTGAGGTATACTGGTCTGTGCAGCGGTATCATAGCGCAAAATGTGTCTCCTATGTGCAGGAAAATGTCCTGGACCTCAGCAATAAAATCACTAATCTTCAATAATGGCAGCAAATATAACTAGTGCGACTTAATCATAGAGAAAATATACCTGTGTATtatttgatgtcatcatcatgGCCAACAGCTCCAACAGTGCtaattcaaaacacaacatttagtATGGACTGTTGGAAGCATTAATACACCTTGTAGCTGCTGAACTACCATTTGAACGGAGACAAGAAACAGATCCTCATGATGAACCCAACAGAGGAGCCGTATGTTTGACTTAACAAGAAATATGCCTGCTGTCTCACCAGCCACATGACCATTTTAACCAGTCAGTATCTGTTTATCATTCATGTCAAATAATCAAAGTTTATCGATGTTACCCCCAAATTGTGCTTTATGCACATAGCATGCATCTTACAGAATTGGTATTGTTTCATTTCTGCTCAAAGATGGGCAACACTTCCAAATCCTGGCACCAACATGTGACATTAAGAGTGATGATAACAGAACGAGGAGGATGCATTCTTCAAGACTGTTTTATAACCGACGGCAGCTCCTTCACTGATTTATAAAATAGTCTTGTTTGAAAGCATCTGACAGAGCAATGACCACACGTGAGTCGTGCAAGACAAAGCGGCGTGCGTCGGTCGCCAGCGCCTACCTTGATCCTCCTGCGTCGTGTCGTTGTAGTTGACCTGCTTGCGGATGCGCTTGCCTTTGCCCAGGTTGCGAGCCaaatcctcctgctgctgctcgtaGTGGTGACGGAGGAGTTTTTCCCAATAGTCTGGATCCACGTTCTCCTCCTGCTTGATGATCTCCCGCTCCACCTCTTCCTGAACAtggacacacatagacacacagcCCATTCGTAAATGCTGGTTTATATGGAGGAGTTTAGTACAAGAGGAAAAGATGTTAATGTAAACCACTGTGAGGCCATAAGGCAATTTATAGACACATTATATTGCAGTTTCTGTGACTCTGTAGTAGATTTTGGGTCATTTCTcacctctccatcttcttctttcaCCACATACTGGGCCACCTTGAATGAGCTCAGGTACTCGTTCATGTTCTGGATCTCTGTGTCTTCAGTGGCATCCTGGCTGCGGTCCAACAGCTTGGAGATTGCGTCATCGTCGTAGTGAATTACATTGCCCTCTTCGCCGTCTTTGTTATCACCTGTCGATGAGAAGGTGATAAGCACATACGTTTCACCACGTCTTAATAGAAAAGATCtctgaaacaacaaagaaaatggcCAATCGCCCCACAGTTTTATGGATGTTCTGTGATTGGGGGTTTTATCTTTTGACCTGCAGGGTTTCTCCAgcacataatgtgtttttttaaagaataatgtACAAATACCAAACAGAGAGGTCCCCTCACACCAGATTCTGTTTTAAATCCTTCCAACTGGCTCAAAGACATACCCATCGCTCGAGCTGCCTCCATTTCATCTTTGAAAAGCTCCTCCGTGCCAAACTTGAGGATGTCGTCCAGTTCCTGTTTGGACATGGAGCCAGTTTTGGAGCCCAGGCCAGGCCGCACAACCAGATGGGTAagcatcatcttcctctttgcCACCTGAGTGATTCGCTCCTCCACTGAGCCTCGCGTCACAAAACGATAGATCATCACCTTCCTGTTTTGGCCGATACGGTGCGCTCTGCTAAAAGCCTGGGAGAGTAAAAGGATggagtgagaggaaaacaacaggtATGACACACAGTACCAGTGGGAGGCTGAAATAACAGCTCATTAGATCATGCAGTGCAACAGTAGTATGCAAGTGTCCAGTGTAAAATCAATACTTGAATGTCGTTGTGGGGATTCCAGTCAGAATCGTAGATGATGACAGTGTCTGCACTTGCAAGATTGATGCCAAGACCTCCAGCTCGTGTTGAAAGCAAGAAGCAGAACTGCTGAGCGCCCGGCGCTGTGACAGAAAACCATAGCACAGAgatgacgtgtgtgtgagtacacAGACAGAGATAAGCACACAGACAGGCAAGTGAAAGGAAACATGCATCACTACAGACTCACTTTGACCGAGTGTGGTTCAACAAACTCACCATTGAAGCGGTCGATGGCCTCCTGTCTCAGACCACCAGTAATCCCTCCATCAATCCGTTCATATTTATAACCCTCAAACTCCAAAAAATCCTCAAGTAGATCCAACATCTTTGTCATCTGTTTAAATTACAagtttaaattcatttaaattgttGAAacttgcagcaaaaaaaaatgggttTGGAGTCTCTGGGTTTTCAGTGTTTCATGGCCACTGTTCAATAAAAGATAGAGCTTCCAGGTTTGACTGTTTAcctgagagaaaatgagaacTCTGTGTCCTTCGTCTTTGAGTTTCTTCAGCATCTTCTGAAGCAGTGTCAGTTTTCCTGAGGACTTCACCAATGAGTTGCCATCATAAGAACCGTTGGGTAAAACAGGAGCCTcctgcaaagacaaaaaaaaaaaatctattccaGACTTCAActggacaaaacaaatgtaatatttgacaTATCATATACAGTAACTACGCTCAAAAATACTGCCTCACCCCAGCAGCCACGGGGAACAGGTAGGGATGGTTGCAGCACTTTTTCAGGTCCATCATAATGTTGAGCAGAGACACTTGGTTTCCTCCACCTTTGGAGTTCAGGGCCTCAAAGTTTCGCGTCAGAATAAACTTGTAATATTTCCTGAAGGTCAGTGGATAGAGAGCAGACACAGCCAGGAGGAGTGATGAGGAATGAAATCAATTTAacttccattaaaaaaacatgcactttgGGGGAAGTTAATGCAACCTAGAGCTCGTAGagacaaaggagctgctggtctactgctgtctTATTtggtatgtttgtgtcactttggaaAATTCAGCATGAAAGATTTCAACCCCCAAAgttacaaaataacatatttgtaCTGATgtatggaagcagcagtggatcagcaactacTGTGTGATATGATGTAAATCCTGGATTTTATCCCTTTCATGTTTCTATCATCCTGGGAACTTACTTCTGCATGGGGCTGAGCTCCACCCTGACGATCAACTCCGTCTTTGCAGGCATGTTCTTGAAGACGTCGGCTTTCAGCCTCCTGAGCATGTGCGGCCCAAGCAGGTCGTGGAGTTTCTTGATCTGGTCCTCTTTAGAGATATCAGCAAACTCCTCCAGGAATCCTTCCAGGTTACTGGACACAAGAAGTCATGTTAAATTAAGACAATTGTACATTTCAGTGAAATAATgcatgaaaacaataactgacTTCTTAAGAACAAAAACTGTAGAGGCGAATAGAATGAAGTGataaacagaggagaggaagtacTTACTTAAATCGCTCTGGAGTGAGGAAGTTGAGCAGGTGGAAAAGCTCTTCCAGGTTGTTCTGAAGAGGAGTCCCGGTCAGCAGCAGCTTGTAGTAGATTTTATACCCATTTAGAATTCTGAAAAACTAGACAAGGCACAATTTTTACAGGTTATGATAAAAACAAGTCACAACGAGGTTGGTCTCTTGGaagagaggtgaaacatcttcatagtaaaacagaaaaaaagtgtttggaATGGTCCACATATTCGTTAGATCATCAATTTGTCTTACTTTTCGATGTCTGATAAGATTTTGGTTTTACCTTCGATTGGTTGTTCTTCAGTCTGTGGGCCTCGTCTACCACCAGACAGGCCCAGGTGACGGAGCCCAGAATGGCTTGATCTATAGTAATCAGCTCATAGGAGGTCAGCAGCACGTGGAACTTGATTGGCGTGTCTTTCTGCaaggggaagaaagaaaaataatgacacCATAGGAGTATTtccaaaactaaaaacacagaattaaatCTTGGTGTGTTAATAACGCTGACTGCATGCATGTGGCATACCTTCATGCGAAACACCTTACGCCCGGATTTCACTGCACTGTCCTCAAAAGTGAACTCATTCTCCCTGATGATTGCCCTGCTGTCTTTGTCCCCAGTGTACGTCACCACGTAGAAATCTGGAGCCCACATCTCAAATTCTCGTTCCCAATTGATGATTGTGGAGAGGGGTGCGCTGACCAAGAACGGCCCCTTGGAGTGAccctgagagagacagagagagagagagagagacttttgTAGTATAGTGACTGATTGCTTTTACACTGCAGTGATAGGGTCA from Solea senegalensis isolate Sse05_10M linkage group LG4, IFAPA_SoseM_1, whole genome shotgun sequence includes these protein-coding regions:
- the chd5 gene encoding chromodomain-helicase-DNA-binding protein 5 isoform X2 → MPGSLSNEDEGQDDMDFEDDMPDEDDEGERNTIPLTPLDSFFSDDDSLKQQKKKKPKKIKEGKIPKVKKRKKEGGIQPKVDSDLEETSEVEEERERPEIGSESESSMYGPTKKKKKKPREKKEKKPRKKKRDEEEEDDDDDDGNMKEPKSSSQLMQEWGLEDVQYGFTEDDYKTITNYKAFSQFLRPLIAKKNPKIPMSKMMTVLGAKWREFSANNPFKGASATAVAAAVAAAVETVTVAQPTSVCSSLLSSQLGPLKKAKTKEGKGPGVRKRSKSVKELKKKPKPKKTKSKLGQSGKKKKASSSEEDFLEESDFDDISIHSASVFSDTLGATTKKKARRGRKKRKKEDGDGYETDHQDYCEVCQQGGEIILCDTCPRAYHLVCLDPELEKAPEGKWSCPHCEKEGIQWEAKDEEEEEEEAAGEEEDDHMEFCRVCKDGGELLCCDTCPSSYHIHCLNPPLPEIPNGEWLCPRCMCPPLKGKVQKILHWTWGEPPLPAELPAGPDGKPNDPLTKPPLKGHPEREFFVKWAGLSYWHCSWVSELQLELYHTVMYRNYQRKNDMDEPPPFDYGSGEEELNNEKRKSKDPQYAVMEERFYRYGIKPEWMVIHRVLNHSFDKDGDVHYLIKWRDLPYDQCTWEVDDFDVPEYNSHKASYWDHREQILGEDQRPLVAGKVQKLKEDHPKREVPPDAPIIDPTIKFEHQPWYINATGGTLHPYQLEGLNWLRFSWAQGTDTILADEMGLGKTVQTIVFLYSLYKEGHSKGPFLVSAPLSTIINWEREFEMWAPDFYVVTYTGDKDSRAIIRENEFTFEDSAVKSGRKVFRMKKDTPIKFHVLLTSYELITIDQAILGSVTWACLVVDEAHRLKNNQSKFFRILNGYKIYYKLLLTGTPLQNNLEELFHLLNFLTPERFNNLEGFLEEFADISKEDQIKKLHDLLGPHMLRRLKADVFKNMPAKTELIVRVELSPMQKKYYKFILTRNFEALNSKGGGNQVSLLNIMMDLKKCCNHPYLFPVAAGEAPVLPNGSYDGNSLVKSSGKLTLLQKMLKKLKDEGHRVLIFSQMTKMLDLLEDFLEFEGYKYERIDGGITGGLRQEAIDRFNAPGAQQFCFLLSTRAGGLGINLASADTVIIYDSDWNPHNDIQAFSRAHRIGQNRKVMIYRFVTRGSVEERITQVAKRKMMLTHLVVRPGLGSKTGSMSKQELDDILKFGTEELFKDEMEAARAMGDNKDGEEGNVIHYDDDAISKLLDRSQDATEDTEIQNMNEYLSSFKVAQYVVKEEDGEEEVEREIIKQEENVDPDYWEKLLRHHYEQQQEDLARNLGKGKRIRKQVNYNDTTQEDQDNQSEYSVGSEDEDEDFEERPEGGRRQSRRQLKNEKDKPLPPLLARVGGSIEVLGFNARQRKAFVNAIMRWGMPPQDAFNSHWLVRDLRGKSEREFRAYVSLFMRHLCEPGADGAETFADGVPREGLSRQHVLTRIGVMSLVRKKVQEFEHVNGKLSSPDLIPIGMELKKLTESVSSDPNTPVPASPVATQPSTPIPPEKNESLLGTAEDKDTAEQDSKKLSEQEASSAEPTSVPEKAADSEESKGSSEEKTGDERDRTQSPSTKMEPSANPKEPALRQTELSSSQISPKMEPYRETEKTSDKGDTDSLLAKNEDKENKPDDAKSDDALEGRLNGDKDTLDEMDESRKEDKNGFKTKFMFNIADGGFTELHTLWQTEERAALSSGKMHDIWHRRHDYWLLAGIVTHGYARWQDIQNDPRYAILNEPFKTEMHKGNYLEMKNKFLARRFKLLEQALVIEEQLRRAAYLNMTQDPSHPAMALNTRFAEVECLAESHQHLSKESLAGNKPANAVLHKEIRRMKVWEEAKAKDYQILNQLEELLSDMKADVTRLPNMLSRIPPVSARLQMSERSILSRLTSRGSEPPPQQPFSQGGFGCSQMYGSSFGGGFRGHGGQPMVNYSQMPLGPYVSVSSNGPPPPTSHLDKKSLESLRDVVTPDLKSGKPSDVICIED
- the chd5 gene encoding chromodomain-helicase-DNA-binding protein 5 isoform X5, which produces MPGSLSNEDEGQDDMDFEDDMPDEDDEGERNTIPLTPLDSFFSDDDSLKQQKKKKPKKIKEGKIPKVKKRKKEGGIQPKVDSDLEETSEVEEERERPEIGSESESSMYGPTKKKKKKPREKKEKKPRKKKRDEEEEDDDDDDGNMKEPKSSSQLMQEWGLEDVQYGFTEDDYKTITNYKAFSQFLRPLIAKKNPKIPMSKMMTVLGAKWREFSANNPFKGASATAVAAAVAAAVETVTVAQPTSVCSSLLSSQLGPLKKAKTKEGKGPGVRKRSKSVKELKKKPKPKKTKSKLGQSGKKKKASSSEEDFLEESDFDDISIHSASVFSDTLGATTKKKARRGRKKRKKEDGDGYETDHQDYCEVCQQGGEIILCDTCPRAYHLVCLDPELEKAPEGKWSCPHCEKEGIQWEAKDEEEEEEEAAGEEEDDHMEFCRVCKDGGELLCCDTCPSSYHIHCLNPPLPEIPNGEWLCPRCMCPPLKGKVQKILHWTWGEPPLPAELPAGPDGKPNDPLTKPPLKGHPEREFFVKWAGLSYWHCSWVSELQLELYHTVMYRNYQRKNDMDEPPPFDYGSGEEELNNEKRKSKDPQYAVMEERFYRYGIKPEWMVIHRVLNHSFDKDGDVHYLIKWRDLPYDQCTWEVDDFDVPEYNSHKASYWDHREQILGEDQRPLVAGKVQKLKEDHPKREVPPDAPIIDPTIKFEHQPWYINATGGTLHPYQLEGLNWLRFSWAQGTDTILADEMGLGKTVQTIVFLYSLYKEGHSKGPFLVSAPLSTIINWEREFEMWAPDFYVVTYTGDKDSRAIIRENEFTFEDSAVKSGRKVFRMKKDTPIKFHVLLTSYELITIDQAILGSVTWACLVVDEAHRLKNNQSKFFRILNGYKIYYKLLLTGTPLQNNLEELFHLLNFLTPERFNNLEGFLEEFADISKEDQIKKLHDLLGPHMLRRLKADVFKNMPAKTELIVRVELSPMQKKYYKFILTRNFEALNSKGGGNQVSLLNIMMDLKKCCNHPYLFPVAAGEAPVLPNGSYDGNSLVKSSGKLTLLQKMLKKLKDEGHRVLIFSQMTKMLDLLEDFLEFEGYKYERIDGGITGGLRQEAIDRFNAPGAQQFCFLLSTRAGGLGINLASADTVIIYDSDWNPHNDIQAFSRAHRIGQNRKVMIYRFVTRGSVEERITQVAKRKMMLTHLVVRPGLGSKTGSMSKQELDDILKFGTEELFKDEMEAARAMGDNKDGEEGNVIHYDDDAISKLLDRSQDATEDTEIQNMNEYLSSFKVAQYVVKEEDGEEEVEREIIKQEENVDPDYWEKLLRHHYEQQQEDLARNLGKGKRIRKQVNYNDTTQEDQDNQSEYSVGSEDEDEDFEERPEGGRRQSRRQLKNEKDKPLPPLLARVGGSIEVLGFNARQRKAFVNAIMRWGMPPQDAFNSHWLVRDLRGKSEREFRAYVSLFMRHLCEPGADGAETFADGVPREGLSRQHVLTRIGVMSLVRKKVQEFEHVNGKLSSPDLIPIGMELKKLTESVSSDPNTPVPASPVATQPSTPIPPEKNESLLGTAEDKDTAEQDSKKLSEQEASSAEPTSVPEKAADSEESKGSSEEKTGDERDRTQSPSTKMEPSANPKEPALRQTELSSSQISPKMEPYRETEKTSDKGDTDSLLAKNEDKENKPDDAKSDDALEGRLNGDKDTLDEMDESRKEDKNGFKTKFMFNIADGGFTELHTLWQTEERAALSSGKMHDIWHRRHDYWLLAGIVTHGYARWQDIQNDPRYAILNEPFKTEMHKGNYLEMKNKFLARRFKLLEQALVIEEQLRRAAYLNMTQDPSHPAMALNTRFAEVECLAESHQHLSKESLAGNKPANAVLHKVLNQLEELLSDMKADVTRLPNMLSRIPPVSARLQMSERSILSRLTSRGSEPPPQQPFSQGGFGCSQMYGSSFGGGFRGHGGQPMVNYSQMPLGPYVSVSSNGPPPPTSHLDKKSLESLRDVVTPDLKSGKPSDVICIED